The proteins below come from a single Acidimicrobiales bacterium genomic window:
- a CDS encoding RNA methyltransferase translates to MAEGSKVISVALDASAPVEALFYAPEAGGDDRAGAVIDQAVEAGVRVYPLAPGVMERVADTATPQPLVAVVAFVDVGLDALAEASLVVVCADVRDPGNAGTVLRSAEAAGADGVICCDGSVDVYNPKTVRASAGALFHVPVVAGGDVAPVLERLGGWGMHRLAAAAHDGRDYTEADLTTAVALVLGNEAAGVPSGLERWIDEPVNIPMSGRADSLNVGMAAAVLCFEAARQRRQRAQRGCGARRA, encoded by the coding sequence GTGGCCGAGGGTTCCAAGGTGATCTCGGTCGCCCTCGACGCAAGCGCGCCGGTGGAAGCGCTGTTCTATGCCCCCGAGGCGGGGGGCGACGATCGGGCTGGAGCGGTGATCGACCAGGCGGTCGAGGCTGGGGTGCGGGTGTACCCGCTGGCGCCCGGCGTCATGGAGCGGGTGGCCGACACGGCGACCCCGCAGCCCCTCGTGGCCGTCGTCGCCTTCGTCGACGTGGGCCTCGACGCTCTGGCCGAGGCGTCCCTCGTCGTGGTGTGCGCTGACGTGCGCGATCCAGGCAATGCGGGCACCGTGCTCCGCAGCGCCGAGGCGGCCGGCGCCGACGGGGTAATCTGCTGTGACGGCTCGGTAGACGTGTACAACCCCAAGACCGTGCGGGCGTCCGCCGGGGCGTTGTTCCACGTTCCGGTCGTGGCGGGAGGAGACGTGGCGCCGGTACTGGAACGGCTTGGGGGCTGGGGCATGCATCGTTTGGCGGCGGCGGCCCACGACGGGCGGGACTATACCGAGGCGGACCTGACCACAGCGGTGGCCCTGGTCCTCGGCAACGAGGCTGCGGGCGTGCCCAGCGGGCTCGAGCGCTGGATCGACGAGCCTGTCAACATCCCCATGTCGGGACGGGCCGACTCGCTCAACGTCGGAATGGCGGCGGCGGTGCTGTGCTTCGAGGCTGCCCGTCAGCGACGCCAACGGGCCCAGCGCGGCTGCGGGGCCCGGAGGGCCTGA
- the rplT gene encoding 50S ribosomal protein L20 — protein sequence MARVKRAVHSKKHRQAVLEKAHGYYGNKSRSFRAANEQVMRSMQYAYRDRRARKGDFRQLWIQRINAAARLHGMSYSRFVAGLRRAQVDVDRKMLADLAVNDPAAFAALVRVAAGNSSAADEDESSDGVEEDAS from the coding sequence ATGGCCAGGGTAAAGCGCGCCGTCCACAGCAAGAAGCACCGCCAGGCCGTCCTGGAGAAGGCACACGGCTACTACGGCAACAAGAGCCGCAGCTTCCGCGCTGCCAACGAGCAGGTCATGCGGTCCATGCAGTACGCCTATCGGGACCGTCGGGCCCGCAAGGGGGACTTCCGTCAGCTCTGGATCCAGCGGATCAACGCCGCTGCCCGCCTCCACGGGATGAGCTACAGCCGGTTCGTGGCCGGCCTGCGCCGGGCGCAGGTCGACGTGGATCGCAAGATGCTCGCGGACCTGGCCGTGAACGACCCGGCCGCGTTCGCCGCCCTGGTGAGGGTGGCGGCTGGGAACAGCTCGGCGGCCGACGAGGATGAGTCCAGTGACGGAGTCGAGGAGGACGCTTCCTGA
- the rpmI gene encoding 50S ribosomal protein L35 has product MPKMRTDRGAAKRFKVTGTGRLRRRQAFRSHLLEKKSSTRTRRLGREVDVASGGDTRQVKRLLGL; this is encoded by the coding sequence ATGCCGAAGATGAGAACGGACAGAGGTGCCGCCAAGCGGTTCAAGGTCACGGGGACGGGGAGGCTTCGCCGGCGCCAGGCCTTCCGGTCGCACCTGCTGGAGAAGAAGTCCAGCACCCGCACCCGCCGGTTGGGTCGCGAGGTGGACGTCGCTTCCGGCGGTGACACCCGTCAGGTGAAGCGGCTGCTCGGCCTGTAG
- the infC gene encoding translation initiation factor IF-3, translating into MTAAAATTELRVNDRIRAREVRLVDPEGTQLGIKPLPEALHIARELDLDLVEVAPQASPPVCRIMDYGKFKFDAAQRAKESRRKTTNVGIKEMKYRPKIGSGDFDTKTRRVVRFLGEGHKVKITIMFRGREIYHPELGKKILDRIAEEVDGSAKVEAAPRLDGRNMIMVLAPDKRAQRSSAARAERSDGADDGSGVAVNGGSPGAAADADRAADAHPRES; encoded by the coding sequence ATAACTGCCGCAGCTGCCACCACCGAGCTCAGGGTCAACGATCGGATCCGAGCCCGTGAGGTACGACTGGTCGATCCGGAGGGCACGCAGCTAGGGATCAAGCCGCTTCCAGAGGCCCTCCATATCGCCAGGGAGCTGGATCTGGATCTTGTCGAAGTGGCTCCGCAGGCTTCCCCGCCGGTCTGCCGGATCATGGACTACGGCAAGTTCAAGTTCGATGCGGCACAGCGGGCGAAGGAGTCTCGCCGCAAGACCACCAACGTCGGGATCAAGGAGATGAAGTACCGGCCCAAGATCGGCAGCGGGGACTTCGACACCAAGACACGCCGGGTCGTCAGGTTCCTTGGTGAGGGCCACAAGGTCAAGATCACGATCATGTTCAGAGGCAGGGAGATCTACCACCCCGAGCTCGGGAAGAAGATCCTCGACCGGATCGCCGAGGAGGTCGACGGCTCGGCCAAGGTCGAGGCCGCACCACGCCTCGACGGTCGCAACATGATCATGGTCCTGGCCCCCGACAAGCGGGCTCAGCGGTCATCGGCGGCCCGAGCGGAGCGGTCGGACGGAGCAGACGATGGTTCGGGGGTCGCAGTCAACGGAGGGTCCCCGGGTGCGGCAGCCGATGCCGATCGGGCGGCCGACGCCCATCCACGGGAGAGCTGA